Within the Nocardioides aurantiacus genome, the region CACGTCGAGTATCGCACACCCGGGTCGATCCGGGTCCTCTCCGCGCACCGACGCCGCCTGCACGGATGCCCGGGCGTCGAAGCGCCGCAGCCCCTTCTTGGTCATCCGCTCGACCTCGACCTCCGGCGTGTCGAGGAGGACGGCCACCGCCTCCCGCGCGGCGTCCACACCGATGCCGTCGAGGGTGATGCGCCAGTGCGAGGCCTCGAGGCGCTCGGCCAGGGAGCCTCCGGAGCTGACCACCACCTCGAGCACGTCGAGCCCGTCCGGGAGCGCCTCGGAGAGCGAGGCGTGCACGCTGGCCGGGTCGACGACCGCGGCGAGCGCCACCTCGACGTACTCCGCCTCGCTGGCCGACCCGGTCGGCGCGGCGCCGGCGTAGGAGATGCGGGGGTGGGGGTTGAAGCCCGAGGAGTAGGCCATCGGCACCCGGGCGCGGAAGACCGCGCGCTCGAAGGCCCGGCTGAAGTCACGGTGGCTGGTGAAGCGGAGCCGGCCGCGCTTGGCGTAGCGGATCCGCAGCCGCTGGAGCGGCGGGGGCTGCTGCTCGGGCTGCTCGCGCACCCGCAGACCCTAGCCCCGGGGATCCTCGGGGCAGCCGCTCCCCCTTCATCTGGGGCGAGGCGTAGACGGTCGAGACGACGTCGCCGTCGAGCCAGGCGGTCAGGCGCGCGGCCTCCCCGTCGAGGGCCCGCCGCCCCTGCTCGCCCACGTCGCGCCGCAGCACCACGCGCACGACGGCGTCGGGGTCCTGGACCCAGCAGCCCACCACCCGGCCGTCCCACCACGCGGTGGTGCCGCCGTTGCCGTTGGTGTCGAACAAGAAGGGGACGTCGACCGGGTCGAGGTAGAAGCCGCGCTCCTTCCAGCCCATCAGGGTCGGGTCGAGCACCGGCAGCAGCGCGGCGCCGGCAGCCGGCTCGGGCTCGTCGTCGAGGTCGTCGGGCAGCACCCAGCCCACGGAGCCCGCCTCGAGCGCGACCTCCACGGCGTCGAGGTCGGCGAGCGCACGACGCACGGCCGCCTTCGTGCCGCCCAGCCACCACACCAGGTCGGTCTCGGTGCCCGGCCCGAACTGCGCCAGCCACCGGCCCACCAGGACGCGGTAGCCGTCGGCCTCGTCCAGCGGCGCGGGCGGGTCCTCCCCCAGCCACGTGGCCGGGAGGGTCCAGCGGTGCCGGGCCGAGCGCCACCCGAGCTCGTTGTCGCCGCGCAGCAGACGGGCCTCGGCGGCGAGCACGGTGAGCACCCGCCCGGCGACCGGCGTGGTGGCACCCCGCCAGGCCCCGAGCCGACGGTCGAGCTCGGGCACCAGGCTGCGCAGCTGGGTGGTGGTGGCGCCTCCGGTGTCCTGGACGGCGGCGAGGAGCGCGTCGCCCACGACCTGGAGCCACGCCGCGCCGTCGTCGGCCAGCCCGGCCAGCTCGACCTCCTTGGCCAGGCGGGTGCGCTGCTGCGCTGCCACGCGCCGCGACGCGCTCCCCCACACCGCCGGCAGCAGCTCGCGCGGGAAGCCGAAGAGCGTGCGCCTCATGGCGAGCTGCTTGACCACGGTGCGGTCGTCGTAGAGCGCCGCGTCGACCTGCTCGCGCGAGGCTCCGCTGCGCGCGCGGACCGCGAGGTGCACCGTGGGCGGTTCGGTGGCGTGCAGGCACACCACGGACGCCACGGCCGCCTCGACGTCGGCCACGGGCGCCGCCAGCGCCTGCCGCCGCCAGGCCCGGGCGCGGCGCTGCTCGTCGGGGATGGCGTGCACGGTGCCGATCATGGCACCGGTCACCGGCGGTGGTCTCAGGCGCGGCGCTGGCCGGGGACGACGGGCACCGGACCGGTCGGGGCGACACCGGGCGTGGCGTCGAGCAGCAGGGTCTGGACGTGCGCGCGCACCGCGGCCACCTCGTCGAGGTCGAGCCGGGCCCAGGGACAGTCCGCGCGGTAGAGCCGGTGGAGGGCCTCCACGTCGGAGTAGCAGAACAGCACCAGCCGGCCGTCCGGGCCCTGCCACAGCTCGACCCGGCGGTCGGGGCCGTCGTCCTCCGAGGTCGGGACCACGACCAGGTCGGGGAGGGGGCGGTGGGTGCTGTCGTCCATGGGGGCCGATCCTCGGGCTCGCGACCCCGGTGGACCGCGTCGTGCCAGTGTGCGTCCCCGAACCACGCCCGTGGCCGAGACGGGTGTGTCGTCCCGCCTGCCGGAACGGTGTCTCCGCCCATGGGCCACACTGCCGCAGTGACCGACGTACGCCGCCCGCTCGCCGCCCGGACGTTGGTGGTGGTCGCGATCGTGGCGCTCGCCTTCAACCTGCGGCCCGCCGCCGTGAGCATCGGACCCGTCCTGGAGGACCTCCGCGCCGACCTCGGGCTGTCCGGCGCCGAGGCCGGCCTGCTCACCACGCTGCCGGTGCTCGCCTTCGCCGTCTTCGGGGCGCTCGCACCCCGGTTGGCCCGCGCCCTGGGACCCCACCGCCTCACCTTCGTGGCGCTGCTGTGCGTGGTCGCCGGCCTCGCGGGACGCAGCCGGGTCGAGCACGAGTCGACCTTCCTGCTGCTCTCGCTGCTGGCGCTGGCCGGCATGGCGACGGGCAACGTGGTGCTGCCCTCGCTGGTCAAGCTGCACTTCCCCGACCGGATCGGACTGCTCACCTCCGTCTACACCACCTCCCTGGCCGTGGGCCTGACCTGCGCGCTGACGCTGACCGTGCCGGCGGGCGAGGCCACCGGGGGTGGCTGGCGCGACGGGCTGCTGCTCTGGGCCCTGGTCGCGGCCGTCGCCGCCGTGCCGTGGATCGGTCTGCTGCGCCGCGACCGGCGCGACCCCGACGCCGTCGCCACCCGCGCCATCGGCGTCGTCGAGGTCGGGCGCACCTCGCTGGGCCGCCGGATGGCGCTGTTCTTCGGCCTCCAGTCCCTCCAGGCGTACGCCGTCTACGGCTGGTTCGGCGTCGTCTACCGCGACGCCGGGTTCTCCGCGACGACCGCGGGCCTGCTCCTGGGCGTCATCGGCGGGCTCAGCATCCCGCTCTCGCTGGTGATCCCCCGGCTGGCCGCCCGCACCGACGACCAGCGTCCGCTGATGTGGGGGCTGATGGTGTGCTACCCGCTGGGCTACCTCGGCCTGGCGATCGCCCCGGTCGCCGGCGCCTGGCTCTGGGCGGTGCTGGTCGGGACCGGCCTGTGCGTCTTCCCCCTCATCCTCACCCTGATCGGGCTGCGCGCCCGCACCCCCGACGGCACCGCGGCGCTCTCGGGCTTCACCCAGGCCGTCGGCTACCTGCTCGCCGCCGTGGGTCCGTTCGGGATGGGCGTCCTGCACGACGCGACGGGCGGCTGGACGGTGCCGCTGCTGGTCCTGCTGGCCCTGGCGGTGCCGCAGCTGCTGGTCGGGCTGTCGGTCGCCAAGCCCGAGCACGTCGAGGACCAGCTGCAGCGCGAGCCCGAGGCGGCGCGGCGATGAGCCCCGCGGTCGTCGACCACCGGGTCACGGTCCCCCTCGACCACGACGACCCCGCCGGCCCGACGCTCGAGGTGTTCGCGCGCGAGGTCACCGCCGACGGCGGGGCCGACCGGCCGTGGCTGGTCTACCTCCAGGGCGGTCCCGGCCACGAGTCGCCGCGACCGACGGCGGAGCCGCTCGCCCCGGGGTGGCTGGAGCGGGCCCTGGTCGACTTCCGGGTGCTGCTGCTCGACCAGCGCGGCACCGGTCTGTCCACCCCCTACGGTGTCGGCACCCGCCCCCACCCGCTGGACCCGGCGCCCGAGGCGGCGTACCTCACCCACTTCCGGGCCGACGCGATCGTGCGCGACGCCGAGTGCCTGCGCGAGCACCTCGGGGTGCGGCGGTGGTCGGTGCTCGGCCAGTCCTTCGGCGGGTTCTGCGTGCTGCACTACCGCTCGCGCTTCCCCGACAGCCTGCGCGAGACCTACGTGACCGGCGGGCTGCCGCCGGTGGGACGTCCCCCCACCGAGGTGTACGCCGCGACGCACGCCTCGCTGCGCCGGCTCGAGTACGCCCACCACCGCCGCCACCCCGAGGACGCCGACCGGCTGCGGGCGGTGCTCGACCTCGCGGGGGACGGCCGGCTGCGCCGCACCGACGGCTCGCCGCTGACCCCACGCCTGGTCCGCACCGTCGGCAACCAGCTGGGGCTGCACGGCGGCTCGGCCGCGCTGCACCACCTGCTCGAGCGCGACCCCCGCTCCCCCGCGTTCGTGCCCGACCTCGAGGCGCTGCTGCCCTTCGGTGGCCGCAACCCGCTCTACGCCGTGATCCACGAGTCCTGCTACGCCGACGGCGGCGTCACCGGCTGGGCGGCCGAGCGCACCCTCCCCGACGAGGACCACCTCACCGGCGAGCACGTCTTCGGCTGGCACTTCGACGACGACCCCGCCCTCGCGCCGTACGCCGGGACGGCCCGCCTGCTCGCCCGGCACGACTGGCCGCGCCTCTACGACGCCGACGCGCTGGCGGCGGTCGACCTGCCGGGCGCCGCGGTCGTCTACGTCGACGACCCCTTCGTCGAGCGCCGCTTCAGCGAGGAGACGCTGGCGCTGCTGCCCGGCGTCGCCGGCTGGGTCGACGACACCCACCTGCACAACGGGCTGCGCGTCGACGGCCCCGCCGTCCTCGACCGGCTGCTCGCGCTGGCGCGCGGGACGGGCCGGGCGGGCTAGGGATCAGACGACCGAGAGCGGCAGCAGCGACTGACCGGTCGGACCGACCTGGATGTCGGTGCCGAGCTCGGGGCACACGCCGCAGTCGTAGCAGGGCGTCCACCGGCAGTCCTCGACGTCGACCGAGTCGGGGTCGAGCGCGTCCTCCCAGTCGGCCCACAGCCAGTCCTTGTCGAGCCCGGAGTCGAGGTGGTCCCAGGGCAACACCTCGTCGTAGCCGCGCTCGCGGGTGGTGAACCAGTCGAGGTCGACGCCGGTGCCGGCCAGGCCCGCCTCGGTGGCGGCCATCCAGCGCTCGTAGGAGAAGTGCTCGCTCCAGCCGTCGAAGCGGGCCCCCTGGCGCCAGACCTCCTCGATCACCGCGCCG harbors:
- a CDS encoding MFS transporter, with the protein product MTDVRRPLAARTLVVVAIVALAFNLRPAAVSIGPVLEDLRADLGLSGAEAGLLTTLPVLAFAVFGALAPRLARALGPHRLTFVALLCVVAGLAGRSRVEHESTFLLLSLLALAGMATGNVVLPSLVKLHFPDRIGLLTSVYTTSLAVGLTCALTLTVPAGEATGGGWRDGLLLWALVAAVAAVPWIGLLRRDRRDPDAVATRAIGVVEVGRTSLGRRMALFFGLQSLQAYAVYGWFGVVYRDAGFSATTAGLLLGVIGGLSIPLSLVIPRLAARTDDQRPLMWGLMVCYPLGYLGLAIAPVAGAWLWAVLVGTGLCVFPLILTLIGLRARTPDGTAALSGFTQAVGYLLAAVGPFGMGVLHDATGGWTVPLLVLLALAVPQLLVGLSVAKPEHVEDQLQREPEAARR
- a CDS encoding SseB family protein — protein: MDDSTHRPLPDLVVVPTSEDDGPDRRVELWQGPDGRLVLFCYSDVEALHRLYRADCPWARLDLDEVAAVRAHVQTLLLDATPGVAPTGPVPVVPGQRRA
- a CDS encoding alpha/beta fold hydrolase, yielding MSPAVVDHRVTVPLDHDDPAGPTLEVFAREVTADGGADRPWLVYLQGGPGHESPRPTAEPLAPGWLERALVDFRVLLLDQRGTGLSTPYGVGTRPHPLDPAPEAAYLTHFRADAIVRDAECLREHLGVRRWSVLGQSFGGFCVLHYRSRFPDSLRETYVTGGLPPVGRPPTEVYAATHASLRRLEYAHHRRHPEDADRLRAVLDLAGDGRLRRTDGSPLTPRLVRTVGNQLGLHGGSAALHHLLERDPRSPAFVPDLEALLPFGGRNPLYAVIHESCYADGGVTGWAAERTLPDEDHLTGEHVFGWHFDDDPALAPYAGTARLLARHDWPRLYDADALAAVDLPGAAVVYVDDPFVERRFSEETLALLPGVAGWVDDTHLHNGLRVDGPAVLDRLLALARGTGRAG
- a CDS encoding TIGR03936 family radical SAM-associated protein gives rise to the protein MREQPEQQPPPLQRLRIRYAKRGRLRFTSHRDFSRAFERAVFRARVPMAYSSGFNPHPRISYAGAAPTGSASEAEYVEVALAAVVDPASVHASLSEALPDGLDVLEVVVSSGGSLAERLEASHWRITLDGIGVDAAREAVAVLLDTPEVEVERMTKKGLRRFDARASVQAASVRGEDPDRPGCAILDVVLRHGTPSVRPDDVLAALSKSSGLDVTAALQQRLAQGPLDEADGTVGDPLAPDRDAAPR
- a CDS encoding winged helix DNA-binding domain-containing protein, encoding MTGAMIGTVHAIPDEQRRARAWRRQALAAPVADVEAAVASVVCLHATEPPTVHLAVRARSGASREQVDAALYDDRTVVKQLAMRRTLFGFPRELLPAVWGSASRRVAAQQRTRLAKEVELAGLADDGAAWLQVVGDALLAAVQDTGGATTTQLRSLVPELDRRLGAWRGATTPVAGRVLTVLAAEARLLRGDNELGWRSARHRWTLPATWLGEDPPAPLDEADGYRVLVGRWLAQFGPGTETDLVWWLGGTKAAVRRALADLDAVEVALEAGSVGWVLPDDLDDEPEPAAGAALLPVLDPTLMGWKERGFYLDPVDVPFLFDTNGNGGTTAWWDGRVVGCWVQDPDAVVRVVLRRDVGEQGRRALDGEAARLTAWLDGDVVSTVYASPQMKGERLPRGSPGLGSAGARAARAAAPAAPAAADPLRQARPAPLHQPP